Part of the Hevea brasiliensis isolate MT/VB/25A 57/8 chromosome 16, ASM3005281v1, whole genome shotgun sequence genome is shown below.
TATAATGCATGACATTATATTGGTAAGGCGTGGAACTTGTTTACGGTATAGAACTTCCATGACTGTCTCTAAGGGGACACCAAGTGGTATAGGCTTGGAATTTCATAAGGATATCTCATGTTTAAATTTGCTGGAATCAGGGTAGCAAGGGGTGTCTCAAAGGTGAGCACTAATTTCAGTTGTATAGTTCATCCAATGTactgggaaaaaaaaaaatctgatgtTCTTCTGACGTGATATAAGTTCTCATTGTTATATCAACTCTAAATTGTATATCATTAAAATATAAGaagtgaaatgaaaattttagacactggaattgtaatgtatatttatagattcatttcttcttcttcttcttccccccTTTTGAgaaatcttcttcttcttttccccTCTTTTGAGAAATTGCATTTCCATATGAAGCTTTTATTGGTTACGGTCACTTTGGGTTTATGTTATGCATAGTTACATAGTTAAGGTCGTTTCTTGTGGTACAGGAGCATGTTCTTTCTGGTGGGCATGGACTTATGGTACAAGGCTATGATCCTATAATAAAGGCTCTTGCAAAAGACATTAGCATACACTTGAATCACAGGTATGCTTGTTATTTCGGAAACAATTTTAGTTGCATTCTGACTTGACATTTAGAAATGATATGTGTAAAaggacatgaaaaaaaaaatgaaaaaaaaaccgGAAGGTGGAGGGTAGGAGTTCTATTATGATGATATTACAAGCTTCCTTTTTCACATTGCTTTCATgccttctttgtttttttttatccATTTTCACTAAATATTCTCACATCTTGTTTTAAGTTATGTGGTCTCTATTTTACTATTGAGCGAGTCCTGATGCCTAATTCTTTAACCTAAATGATGATGGCTCAAATTAAATACGAAATTTTAGAATCAGGTTGTACATTTCTCTAGCAGCTTAGAACTAGAGTAAGTTGTTTAGAGCTAATTCATATTTGACCAAGTGGTAAGACCCATAGATGAGGAGAGATAATGTTGTGTCACTTCCTGACTCACTCCAAAATTTTCAAAGCAATTGCTTGTTTATAATTTCTTCTAGCAAAATGAAGTATGATTAGATATAATAAGTAAAGAAGCGCATGAAGATAATTTAATAAACCAAATTTTATTTGAACTGCTTTCCTGGTTTTGTTTGTCGTCATGCCTACGTGGATGAGCAGTGAACAACTGGGATGACAGACAGAGATCCACCATGTCCATGCACCATTTACATAACTGCTTTCTGAAAGTTTCCCTGTAACATCATTTGCTGAACTTGAGAATTGAAATTTTAGTAAGTGCATGGATGTGGAAACAAAATTGTCAAGAAATTTATATTGTAATTAGTTAAGAAGTTATAATGAAAAGGATTGAGTACTTGAAAGCAAATTTTGCATggggattatttatttatttttaagaatTCTTGAAGCCATGGCATTTCATGTTTTCTCTCACATCCATGTGCTTTCATTTGTATTTATGAGTAATGATAAAACTTGGATGCAAATAAAGGTTTCTTTCTTTTCTGAATGTTGATAAATAGGGTAAGAAAAATATGCTATGGGCCTAATAAGGTGATGGTCATGGTTGAGAACGGAAGGAAATTTATAGCTGATGCTGCTATAGTTACAGTACCCATTGGGATTCTAAAAGCCAATTTAATTCAGTTTGAACCAAGTTGCCAGAGTGGAAGGTTGCTGCAATTTCAGATATTGGTGTTGGCAGTGAAAATAAAGTTGCATTACAATTTGATAAAGTATTTTGGCCAAATGTGGAATTCTTGGGTATTGTGGCACCCACTTCTTATGCTTGTGGTTATTTTCTCAATCTTCACAAGGCAACTGGCCATCCTGTACTTGTCTATATGGCTGCTGGTAGGTTTGCATGTGATCTTGAGGAGCTATCGGATGAGTCTGCTGCAAATTTTGTGATGTTACAGCTGAAGAAAATGTTTCCTGATGCAACAGAGCCGGTAAATCATTTTTTCCCCACTTGCATAATTTAGTTTCAAGAGAATTTATATGCTTTATCTACCTGAGGCTATCCATTTGAAatatataacttttcagtaataaattgatggcATATATGTAAGCCTTCTGTGTGTTGTTGTGTTCTAATATTTAGTCGCTGGTCACTATTGTAGTCTACTCTGAAGTAAAAAATGAATCTTGTATGTTTATTTCATCTGggcatatataatcagatcaattTTAAACTTGTCTTTTATTTCTTTATGCAATGCCCATTTCATGCATTTTTCTGCATATCATTTGTTCTGGATGCCGAATATATAATGGATGACTGAAATTTAAGCAAACTAATTTTGATGATTCATGTCAAATTTCTGGCTTGCCATTTGGCTGTTGTGCTTGGAGTAGGTTCTGTATCTCGTATCGCGATGGGGAACAGACCCAAACTCACTTGGTTGTTACGCATATGATGTGGTTGGAAAGCCAGAAGATGTCTACGAGAGGCTTCGCGCACCCTTGGGAAATCTTTTCTTTGGAGGGGAAGCTGTTAGCATGGATCATCAGGGATCTGTTCATGGAGCTTACTCAGCTGGTGTCGCGGCCGCTCAGAGCTGTCAAAGGCACGTATTAGAGAGACTTGGTAACCTGGAGAAACTCCAGCTAGTCCCTTTAAGGTGTGAGATTCATGAAGCTGCATTTCCACTCCAAATCTCAAGAATGTAATATTTTCATTCAGTGAAGTATGAGTAGGATTCATGAATGTTAATCGGTAAAATTTAagttagtttttatttttttgattccTTAAAATTGAAGATTTTTGCAACAGTTAAATCTTTATTAATAATTATGATTGCCTTTATGTAGCTAGTGTCTGGATTGATATTTTTTAACTTGATTAAGCTTTTGATTTCATTATCATCGAGTTCTATTacacggtgtcagcattcatgtTAATCAAACTAGTTGTTGAAATTTATAAATACAGGTAAATTTACAATAGGCTAATAGCACAGAAAAATTCATTGGGCAAAATCATTAGTAGCCAGAATTATTCATAGAATAGAAGCATTCTGGGGACTATGGTGGCTTTTATGTAATCCACCTTTTGGAAAAAGATTACCGCGACTGCAACATAATGGATTACTTGAGTACTCTACTtcttttgatttgaaatttgagattttttttttccttttaatataAGACAAACCAATCGATTAATTAATTTCACCAATGATCATTACATTTAtcgataaattttattaatttatttttagttaaattttgattaattacattATCAATAAACTAAAAGTCGTTAAATTTTGGTTTGGGCAAGATATATCCTTTTAAGTTTAGTTTTTGTTTAATGAGTCACTATTTACCAAATTATCACAGAACGTACTTTagccaaaataatttaattaaataagagACACTCCTTGATTTCTCTATACAAGTAATCTCATTGCAAGTTCAAatttaactaatatttaattatattaattaactaaaactgggataaaagaaattaattgacTAAAACTTGCTCAAAGACGAGACACAGCAAGAACATGTTCATGTGGCTGAGCGACATATCTTGTTATTTCTGTATTGACTTGATCAGAATGGCGAGTCTTTTTGATGCGAAGATTCTGATGCTCACTACTAGTCTCGGACACCTCAAAAGTCTGCGCCAAAGTCCTtaactgaaatttttgaatttttccggTTGCTGTCTTGGGTAGTTCCGGCAAGAACTCCACCTTCTTTGGAACCATGAAACGGGAAAGATTTTTCCGGCAGTAGGCTATGATATCAGCTTCTTTAAGGTCATCCGTTTTCCCATTTGCGTTCTTTTTCAGGGCCACAAAGGCACAAGGACTCTCCCCCCATACAGGGTGTGGCATTGCCACCACTGCTGCCTCCAGGATTCTTGAATGCCTGTATAGTACAGACTCCAATTCTACACTGCTGATATTTTCACCACCAGATATGATCACATCCTTTGA
Proteins encoded:
- the LOC110666897 gene encoding LOW QUALITY PROTEIN: probable polyamine oxidase 4 (The sequence of the model RefSeq protein was modified relative to this genomic sequence to represent the inferred CDS: inserted 1 base in 1 codon), which codes for MDTNITSLHKLLLDGTFASHIERKNSSLPTVIVIGGGISGLAAARILFDASFKVILLESRDRLGGRIHTDYSFGYPVDLGASWLHGVCNENPLAPLIRSLGLTLYRTSGDDSVLYDHDLESYTLFDADGHQVPQQLVKEVGDIFKKILKETERIRDEHTDDMSILQAIGLVLDRHPELRQEGLANEVLQWYICRMEAWFAVDADMISLKTWDQEHVLSGGHGLMVQGYDPIIKALAKDISIHLNHRVRKICYGPNKVMVMVENGRKFIADAAIVTVPIGILKANLIQFEPXLPEWKVAAISDIGVGSENKVALQFDKVFWPNVEFLGIVAPTSYACGYFLNLHKATGHPVLVYMAAGRFACDLEELSDESAANFVMLQLKKMFPDATEPVLYLVSRWGTDPNSLGCYAYDVVGKPEDVYERLRAPLGNLFFGGEAVSMDHQGSVHGAYSAGVAAAQSCQRHVLERLGNLEKLQLVPLRCEIHEAAFPLQISRM